In Leuconostocaceae bacterium ESL0723, the following proteins share a genomic window:
- the rpsD gene encoding 30S ribosomal protein S4: MSRYTGPKWRVSRRLGVSLSGTGKELSRRPYAPGDHGNGRRGKISEYGLQLREKQKLRFTYGLSERQFHALFNKAGKIRQGTHGTNFMILLERRLDSLVYRLGLATTRQQARQLVNHGHILVDNKRVDIPSYEVEPGQVVSVREKSKNIVPIQIAVESVVSRPQFVDFDADKLAGSLVRLPEREELDADINEALIVEYYNRLG; this comes from the coding sequence ATGTCACGTTATACTGGACCAAAGTGGCGGGTATCCCGTCGCTTAGGCGTTTCCTTGTCAGGTACTGGTAAGGAACTTTCACGCCGCCCTTACGCCCCTGGTGACCACGGTAATGGTCGTCGCGGTAAGATTTCTGAATATGGCTTGCAACTGCGCGAAAAGCAGAAGTTGCGTTTCACTTACGGCTTGAGCGAGCGTCAATTCCACGCCCTCTTTAACAAGGCTGGTAAGATTCGCCAGGGTACCCACGGTACCAACTTCATGATCTTGTTGGAGCGTCGTTTGGATTCATTGGTTTACCGCTTAGGTTTGGCCACTACCCGCCAGCAGGCTCGTCAGTTGGTTAACCACGGTCACATCCTGGTGGACAACAAGCGCGTTGATATCCCTTCATACGAAGTTGAACCTGGACAAGTTGTTTCAGTTCGTGAAAAGTCAAAGAACATTGTGCCAATTCAAATTGCGGTTGAATCCGTAGTTTCACGGCCACAGTTCGTTGACTTCGACGCTGACAAGTTGGCTGGTTCCCTCGTTCGTTTGCCAGAACGGGAAGAGTTGGATGCTGACATCAACGAAGCCCTAATCGTCGAATACTACAACCGTCTTGGTTAA
- a CDS encoding septation ring formation regulator EzrA has product MWGIIIGVVVFALAVLAVVGFLAQRKYIKTIQEIEATKKGLVALNVQQAVLDARKLALTGQSLQDYQDLETRFNEVKNQNFLAIDNLINEALSSVQRYRLVKVRHQIKALQDLLAQTEETIQAVQSGLADLEQVNLSHQKMIEKLRGTYAVARQEIEDQRSTFGPAYFNLLAFIDQLAADYQEFRKLTEAGDQAKASDVYEQLAMESTQLERMQVQVPELMATVNGKFTDQLAELADGYQVLSDQGFVFVDTDIPAELDDLDQSRRDILGLIIDLKLKEAKDQVTVFENQVQDLYATMQREIDAKAAVKAGTSQLVEQIKRLREQNQLLFLELERLQQVFYIDEGEAPKRRDYQNQIEQVEVARKAGQEQLHQKQITYSELQAMQAEWRAALDQVEDGQVDMWQRIRAIKPAFDSASDLCQDYVVQVKGMQQRLDRMDLPGLPEAYLDYLYNVMAEIERLNDALTASRVNMDEVQRQLSIVSADMDTLKERTQSLVDQAKVAEQLLQYANRYRLSHQEVAQAIAEASQYYSQDHNYGRVIDVLGPALDRVDVGIYERIVNSNKRHQSLP; this is encoded by the coding sequence ATGTGGGGAATTATCATTGGGGTTGTAGTCTTCGCCCTGGCAGTTTTGGCAGTGGTCGGTTTCTTGGCCCAGCGTAAGTACATTAAAACTATCCAAGAAATTGAAGCCACGAAAAAGGGCCTGGTGGCCCTAAACGTGCAGCAGGCAGTCTTAGATGCCCGTAAGCTAGCCCTGACCGGCCAGTCCCTCCAGGACTACCAAGATTTAGAAACCCGTTTTAATGAGGTTAAAAACCAGAACTTCTTGGCCATTGATAACTTGATTAACGAGGCTTTGAGTAGCGTCCAGCGTTACCGCTTGGTTAAGGTTCGCCATCAAATTAAGGCCTTGCAGGACTTGCTGGCTCAGACTGAAGAAACCATCCAAGCGGTTCAAAGTGGCCTGGCCGACCTTGAGCAGGTGAACCTCTCTCATCAGAAGATGATTGAGAAGCTGCGGGGAACTTACGCCGTCGCTCGGCAAGAAATCGAAGACCAGCGGTCAACCTTTGGGCCGGCCTACTTTAATCTCCTGGCCTTCATTGACCAGTTGGCGGCCGATTATCAGGAGTTTCGTAAGCTGACTGAGGCCGGTGACCAGGCCAAGGCCTCCGATGTTTACGAGCAGCTCGCCATGGAGAGTACCCAGCTGGAGCGGATGCAGGTCCAAGTGCCAGAACTGATGGCCACGGTTAACGGGAAGTTCACAGATCAGCTAGCCGAGCTAGCCGACGGCTACCAGGTTCTGTCAGATCAGGGTTTTGTTTTCGTTGACACTGACATTCCAGCCGAACTTGATGACTTGGATCAAAGCCGGCGGGACATTCTTGGCCTGATTATTGATTTGAAATTAAAGGAAGCCAAGGACCAGGTTACGGTTTTTGAAAACCAGGTTCAGGATCTCTATGCCACCATGCAGCGAGAAATTGACGCCAAGGCGGCGGTTAAGGCTGGTACTAGCCAGTTGGTTGAGCAGATTAAGCGTCTGCGGGAGCAAAACCAGTTACTCTTCTTGGAGTTAGAACGCCTGCAACAGGTCTTTTACATTGATGAAGGCGAGGCGCCCAAGCGGCGGGACTACCAAAACCAGATTGAACAGGTTGAAGTAGCCCGTAAAGCTGGTCAGGAACAACTCCACCAAAAGCAAATTACCTACTCCGAACTGCAAGCCATGCAAGCTGAGTGGCGGGCTGCCCTTGACCAGGTCGAAGACGGCCAGGTTGATATGTGGCAGCGGATTCGGGCCATCAAGCCGGCCTTTGATTCTGCCAGTGATCTCTGCCAGGACTACGTTGTCCAGGTAAAGGGGATGCAGCAGCGGCTGGATCGGATGGACCTACCCGGCTTACCGGAAGCTTACTTGGACTACCTTTACAATGTCATGGCTGAAATTGAGCGCCTTAATGACGCCTTGACGGCTAGCCGGGTCAACATGGACGAAGTGCAGCGGCAGTTGAGCATTGTTTCAGCGGACATGGACACGCTTAAAGAGCGGACCCAGTCCCTGGTTGACCAGGCTAAGGTGGCCGAGCAGTTGTTGCAGTACGCTAACCGCTACCGCCTCAGTCACCAAGAAGTTGCCCAGGCCATTGCCGAGGCTTCCCAGTACTACAGCCAGGACCATAACTATGGTCGGGTGATTGATGTCTTGGGTCCAGCCCTCGACCGGGTCGATGTTGGTATCTACGAACGAATCGTTAACAGCAACAAGCGCCACCAATCCTTACCATAA
- a CDS encoding amino acid permease, producing the protein MNIIKRAFQRESVEGYLTKDSRMQRELSTKDLIGLGVGTVIGTGIFILPGHAAAQHAGPAVSVAFLIAAIFSGMAAMAFAEFSSAMPVAGSAYSYGSVVYGEVIGWILGWSLILEYFLAVSAIATGFSAYLNNLLAIFNLSLPAALQNGPMEGGVVNLLAILVIFVVFLIIRRGLNASKKIENSAVIIKVGILVAFIVAGSFFIKTNNYVPFYPKEFRTGFLGSDGIRAATASVIFAFLGFDTVAAHAAEVKNPTKTMARGLISTVVISAVLYTLFAIVLTGIVSYKKLGVDDPAAFALQAVHQTQFSVVITVGALIGTFTAILALIYASSRLAYSFGRDGLLPKYLGHVDPKTKLPMRAIVVAAVVEAVFAGFIPLSVLANLVNIGTLVAFLFISVGVVILRQRKDLAHDGFKVPGYPVIPVLTALISLYLIFSLAPQTLEMYAIWVVLGLILYFAYGIRHSTIKTK; encoded by the coding sequence ATGAATATTATTAAAAGAGCCTTTCAACGGGAATCGGTTGAGGGCTACTTAACCAAGGACTCCCGGATGCAACGGGAACTGTCCACGAAGGACCTGATTGGCCTGGGTGTGGGGACCGTGATTGGAACTGGAATCTTTATCCTGCCCGGTCATGCCGCTGCCCAGCACGCTGGTCCCGCCGTTTCGGTCGCCTTCTTAATTGCCGCCATCTTTTCTGGCATGGCGGCGATGGCCTTTGCCGAATTTTCATCGGCAATGCCAGTCGCGGGCTCAGCCTATTCCTACGGTAGCGTAGTCTACGGCGAGGTCATTGGTTGGATCCTAGGTTGGTCACTAATCTTGGAGTACTTCCTGGCCGTTTCTGCGATTGCGACTGGTTTCTCGGCCTACCTTAATAATTTATTGGCCATCTTTAACCTCTCCCTGCCGGCGGCCCTGCAAAATGGACCGATGGAAGGCGGGGTGGTTAACCTACTAGCCATCCTGGTAATCTTCGTCGTCTTCCTGATTATTCGACGGGGCTTGAATGCTTCTAAAAAGATTGAGAACAGTGCTGTGATTATCAAGGTTGGCATTCTGGTTGCCTTTATCGTGGCTGGTTCCTTCTTTATTAAAACCAACAATTACGTGCCTTTCTACCCCAAGGAATTCCGGACTGGTTTCCTAGGCAGTGACGGGATTCGGGCTGCTACCGCCAGTGTGATCTTTGCCTTCCTGGGCTTTGACACGGTGGCCGCCCATGCCGCTGAGGTTAAAAATCCGACCAAGACCATGGCCCGGGGCCTGATTAGCACAGTGGTAATCTCCGCCGTGCTCTACACCCTCTTTGCCATTGTCTTGACAGGGATTGTTAGCTACAAGAAATTAGGGGTCGATGACCCAGCCGCCTTCGCCTTACAGGCGGTTCATCAGACCCAGTTCTCAGTTGTGATTACCGTTGGGGCTTTGATTGGAACCTTTACCGCCATCCTGGCCTTAATCTACGCCTCATCTCGGTTGGCTTACTCCTTTGGCCGGGACGGTCTCTTACCTAAGTACTTAGGCCATGTTGATCCAAAAACCAAGTTGCCCATGCGGGCAATCGTGGTGGCCGCGGTAGTCGAGGCCGTCTTTGCCGGCTTCATCCCCCTCAGTGTGTTGGCCAACCTGGTTAACATTGGAACCCTGGTGGCCTTCCTCTTTATCAGTGTCGGCGTCGTTATTCTACGCCAGCGCAAGGACCTAGCCCACGACGGCTTCAAGGTGCCGGGTTATCCAGTCATTCCGGTGCTGACGGCTTTGATTAGCCTCTACCTGATTTTCTCTCTGGCACCCCAGACCTTGGAAATGTACGCCATCTGGGTAGTCCTGGGCTTAATCTTGTATTTCGCTTATGGGATTCGCCATTCCACTATCAAAACCAAATAA
- a CDS encoding guanylate kinase, which produces MQQRKVIVITGTAGVGKTTVAHYLKRHYQVPQVITHTTRPPRQGEVPNQDYYFESPASFDQKHYLESVDYAGAKYGSSYEGLEQAWAHHRLVSIVLDTAGALSYCQKLPAETIVLFITVSHPKLAQQRLHLRPGDPKANHQRINSDEFKRDITLPAELAGKATVINNDDWASTKAVLDRLIKSW; this is translated from the coding sequence ATGCAGCAGCGGAAGGTAATCGTTATTACTGGGACGGCCGGCGTTGGGAAAACCACCGTTGCCCACTATTTAAAGCGCCATTATCAGGTGCCCCAAGTTATCACCCACACTACCCGGCCACCACGGCAGGGGGAGGTGCCCAACCAGGACTACTATTTTGAGAGCCCGGCCAGTTTCGACCAGAAGCACTACCTGGAATCAGTTGATTATGCCGGGGCTAAGTATGGCTCGTCCTATGAAGGACTCGAGCAGGCTTGGGCCCATCACCGCCTGGTCAGCATTGTCCTGGACACGGCGGGGGCCCTGTCCTATTGTCAGAAATTACCAGCCGAAACGATTGTCCTCTTTATTACCGTTTCCCATCCTAAATTGGCTCAGCAGCGGTTGCACTTGCGGCCCGGGGACCCGAAGGCTAACCACCAGCGGATTAATTCTGATGAGTTTAAACGTGATATTACCCTGCCAGCCGAATTAGCTGGTAAGGCCACGGTGATTAATAATGACGACTGGGCCAGCACTAAGGCGGTTTTAGACCGCCTGATTAAGTCCTGGTAA
- a CDS encoding aminotransferase class I/II-fold pyridoxal phosphate-dependent enzyme, with translation MPDTKPAILDHLNQRLNLVKPSAIRAFDNEVSPIPGILKLTLGEPDFDVPEHAKQAAVAAIEANDSHYSASNGKIELRRAIAGFLADRYGLHYQPESEIVVTTGATEAIYDSLTALLNPGDKVLIPTPAFPLYTPVTVMAGGEPIYLNTEENGFVLRPEQLQAAIDQYGDEIKAIVLNYPSNPTGVVYSEDEIKALADILKQTDIVVISDEIYAELSYGDAHTSIAKFLPDQTLVLNGVSKSHAMTGYRIGFVAGPAELIKRVGMVHQFATTTASNPAMVAATEALSTVQGKQDSLDMREAYRERRDYLYKELTDLGFEIPKPDGAFYIFAKIPADLDQDDLAFSRDLAKQNKLAFVPGSFFGPGGESYVRLSYAASMDNLKEAVKRLTAYVEDQRAK, from the coding sequence ATGCCTGATACAAAGCCAGCAATTTTAGACCACTTGAACCAACGATTGAACTTGGTGAAACCTAGTGCGATTCGGGCCTTTGATAACGAGGTCAGTCCGATTCCTGGCATTTTGAAGCTAACTTTGGGTGAGCCGGACTTCGACGTGCCTGAACATGCTAAACAGGCCGCAGTGGCTGCCATTGAGGCCAATGACTCCCACTATTCCGCTTCGAACGGTAAAATCGAATTACGACGGGCGATTGCTGGTTTCCTAGCTGACCGGTATGGATTGCACTACCAACCTGAAAGCGAAATCGTGGTGACAACTGGGGCCACTGAGGCGATTTATGATAGCTTGACGGCCCTCTTGAACCCCGGCGACAAGGTCCTGATTCCAACCCCGGCCTTCCCACTGTACACACCGGTGACTGTGATGGCTGGTGGTGAGCCAATCTACCTGAATACCGAGGAGAATGGTTTTGTGCTCCGCCCCGAACAGCTCCAGGCAGCGATTGACCAGTATGGGGATGAGATTAAGGCGATTGTCTTGAACTATCCTTCCAACCCGACTGGGGTGGTGTACTCTGAAGATGAGATTAAGGCCCTAGCCGATATCTTGAAGCAGACTGACATTGTGGTTATTTCTGATGAGATTTACGCCGAATTGAGTTATGGAGATGCCCACACTTCGATTGCCAAGTTCCTGCCAGATCAGACCTTGGTTTTGAATGGCGTGTCAAAGTCCCATGCTATGACTGGTTACCGGATTGGCTTTGTAGCTGGGCCAGCTGAACTGATCAAGCGGGTCGGCATGGTGCACCAGTTTGCTACGACGACGGCTTCTAACCCGGCCATGGTTGCTGCAACCGAAGCCTTGTCCACTGTGCAGGGCAAGCAGGATTCCCTGGACATGCGGGAAGCCTACCGCGAACGCCGTGACTACTTATATAAGGAACTAACTGATTTGGGCTTTGAAATTCCTAAGCCGGATGGTGCCTTCTATATCTTTGCCAAGATTCCAGCTGACTTGGACCAAGATGACCTGGCCTTTAGTCGTGACTTGGCTAAGCAGAACAAGCTGGCCTTTGTGCCCGGTTCCTTCTTTGGCCCTGGTGGTGAAAGCTACGTTCGTTTGAGTTATGCCGCATCGATGGATAACTTAAAAGAAGCGGTTAAGCGCTTAACGGCCTACGTAGAGGACCAACGTGCCAAGTAA